In the genome of Rhodamnia argentea isolate NSW1041297 chromosome 3, ASM2092103v1, whole genome shotgun sequence, one region contains:
- the LOC115743171 gene encoding transcription factor MYB3R-5 isoform X2, protein MIMVEIKDCGPDISCVRGILDSVALPRRETGPRRRSTIGGWTEEEDKVLIAAVQEYNGKSWKKIAERVPNRNDVQCLHRWKKVLDPDLVKGPWSKEEDDLIVALVSKKGASNWSEIAKHLPGRIGKQCRERWHNHLKPDIRRTAWTKEEELTLTEAHKVYGNRWAEIAKLLKGRTENMIKNHWNCSLRKRVEHQLQNKQIGKLIDLNSTVDETCESPRNQGINVLHLPFRGVSEKRGIGTHESTAQRSFSIHL, encoded by the exons ATGATCATGGTGGAGATCAAAGACTGTGGTCCTGACATTAGCTGCGTCCGCGGAATTCTCGACTCGGTGGCTCTTCCGCG GAGGGAAACGGGACCCAGAAGGCGATCGACAATAGGAGGCTGGACGGAGGAGGAG GATAAAGTTTTGATAGCTGCTGTCCAGGAATATAATGGCAAGAGTTGGAAAAAGATCG CTGAAAGGGTACCGAATCGCAATGATGTCCAGTGCCTACATCGATGGAAGAAGGTCCTCGATCCTGATCTTGTAAAAGGACCTTGGAGCAAGGAG GAAGATGATCTTATTGTTGcacttgtttcaaagaagggcgcAAGTAATTGGTCTGAAATTGCGAAACATTTGCCCGGTCGCATAGGCAAGCAATGTAGAGAAAG GTGGCATAACCATCTAAAACCCGATATCAGGAGGACTGCATGGACCAAAGAAGAGGAACTGACACTTACTGAGGCTCACAAGGTGTATGGCAACAGGTGGGCTGAAATAGCCAAGTTACTAAAAGGAAG GACtgaaaatatgattaaaaatcacTGGAACTGTTCATTGAGGAAGAGAGTTGAACATCAACTCCAGAATAAGCAGATAGGAAAGCTGATTGATTTAAATTCTACCGTAGATGAAACTTGCGAATCTCCCAGAAATCAAGGAATCAATGTTCTGCATCTTCCATTTAGAGGAGTGTCCGAGAAAAGAGGCATTGGTACACATGAATCAACTGcccaaag GAGTTTTTCTATCCATCTCTAG
- the LOC115743227 gene encoding uncharacterized protein LOC115743227 translates to MATETLVKISQDVPREHVDEMVRFLERTGASDSIPPPYAAADGYSDLLCSSLRADRVQRGKVSCLLSVGPPLLNAYGGLHGGAVAAVAERVAIGCARTVMHKDKELFLGELSISYLSAAPQNSELIIDASVVRTGRNVTVVEVNFKSKKSEKLAFAARATFFNMPLAKL, encoded by the exons ATGGCGACCGAGACTCTAGTGAAGATCTCGCAGGACGTCCCTCGCGAGCACGTGGACGAGATGGTCCGCTTCTTGGAGAGGACCGGAGCCTCGGATTCCATTCCGCCTCCGTACGCGGCCGCCGACGGCTACTCCGACCTCCTCTGCAGCTCCCTCAGAGCCGATCGAGTCCAGCGAGGCAAAGTGTCTTGCCTCCTCTCTGTCGGACCTCCACTCTTG AACGCGTATGGTGGACTGCACGGGGGAGCTGTTGCTGCTGTTGCAGAGAGAGTGGCAATTGGTTGCGCtagaacagtcatgcacaaggATAAAGAGCTGTTTCTTGGCGAATTGAGCATTTCTTACCTCTCTGCTGCCCCTCAAAAT TCTGAGCTGATCATTGATGCTTCGGTGGTGAGGACCGGAAGAAATGTGACTGTAGTAGAGGTCAATTTCAAATCGAAAAAGTCTGAAAAGCTTGCCTTTGCTGCTCGAGCTACCTTTTTTAATATGCCCCTTGCTAAGTTGTGA
- the LOC115743203 gene encoding cell division protein FtsY homolog, chloroplastic isoform X1 codes for MASPSASSHLSLISKPSKPPPQTQPQPQPLGLLFQFPPSRSTASSISRPADSRFRCSASQTGFFTRLGRLMKEKAKSDVEKIFSGFSKTRDNLAVIDELLLYWNLADTDRVLDELEEALLVADFGPKITIRIVDRLREDILAGKLKSGAEIKDALKKSVLEFLNKMGSKTELQLGFRKPAVVMIVGVNGGGKTTSLGKLANRLKREGAKVLLAAGDTFRAAATDQLEIWAERTGCEIVVAEGEKPKASSVLSQAVKRGKEQGFDVVLCDTSGRLHTNYSLMEELIACKKAVAKVVRGAPNVQFIFSCHKQKLIISGISSFGLFQEILLVLDGTTGLNMLPQAREFNDVVGVTGFILTKLDGSARGGCVVSVVDELGIPVKFVGVGEGVEDLQPFDAEAFVDAIFA; via the exons ATGGCTTCACCTTCTGCTTCGAGTCATCTCTCCCTCATCTCCAAGCCTTCAAAGCCGCCGCCGCAGACGCAGCCACAGCCACAGCCACTTGGCCTTCTCTTCCAATTCCCGCCGAGCCGGTCCACTGCGTCCTCGATCTCTCGACCGGCCGATTCCAGGTTCAGGTGCTCGGCCAGCCAGACAGGCTTCTTCACTCGGCTTGGCCGGCTGATGAAGGAGAAGGCGAAGAGCGACGTCGAGAAGATATTTTCTGGATTCTCGAAGACCAGAGACAATCTCGCGGTCATCGACGAGCTCCTTCTTTACTGGAACCTCGCCGACACCGATCGCGTCCTCGATGAACTCGAAGAG GCTCTGCTAGTGGCCGACTTTGGTCCGAAAATTACAATTAGGATTGTGGATAGATTGCGCGAGGATATATTGGCAGGAAAGCTTAAATCAGGAGCTGAGATAAAG GACGCATTGAAGAAGAGTGTTTTGGAGTTTTTAAACAAAATGGGGAGCAAAACCGAACTCCAACTTGGTTTCAG GAAACCGGCTGTGGTAATGATTGTTGGTGTTAATGGAGGCGGGAAAACAACGTCTCTTG GAAAGCTGGCTAATAGACTAAAGAGAGAAGGAGCGAAG GTTCTACTGGCGGCAGGTGACACCTTCAGAGCAGCTGCTACTGATCAGCTTGAAATTTGGGCTGAGAGGACTGGGTGTGAGATTGTAGTGGCTGAAGGAGAGAAGCCTAAAGCATCATCAG TGCTCTCTCAGGCCgtgaaaagagggaaagaacAAGGATTTGATGTTGTCTTATGTGATACTTCGGGAC GTCTGCACACTAACTACAGCTTGATGGAAGAGCTGATCGCATGCAAGAAAGCTGTTGCCAAAGTGGTTCGTGGTGCACCAAATGTACAGTTCATCTTTTCATGTCACAAGCAAAAGCTTATTATATCTGGAATCTCTTCATTTGGTTTATTTCAG gAAATTTTATTAGTTCTGGATGGGACGACAGGGTTGAATATGCTTCCACAGGCGAGAGAATTCAATGAT GTGGTAGGGGTGACCGGTTTCATTTTAACAAAACTTGACGGTTCTGCGAGAGGTGGCTGTGTG GTCAGTGTGGTAGATGAGCTGGGCATCCCTGTTAAGTTTGTGGGTGTAGGTGAAGGAGTTGAAGATCTCCAACCCTTTGATGCCGAGGCTTTTGTTGATGCAATATTTGCATGA
- the LOC115743203 gene encoding cell division protein FtsY homolog, chloroplastic isoform X2, which yields MASPSASSHLSLISKPSKPPPQTQPQPQPLGLLFQFPPSRSTASSISRPADSRFRCSASQTGFFTRLGRLMKEKAKSDVEKIFSGFSKTRDNLAVIDELLLYWNLADTDRVLDELEEALLVADFGPKITIRIVDRLREDILAGKLKSGAEIKDALKKSVLEFLNKMGSKTELQLGFRKPAVVMIVGVNGGGKTTSLGKLANRLKREGAKVLLAAGDTFRAAATDQLEIWAERTGCEIVVAEGEKPKASSVLSQAVKRGKEQGFDVVLCDTSGRLHTNYSLMEELIACKKAVAKVVRGAPNEILLVLDGTTGLNMLPQAREFNDVVGVTGFILTKLDGSARGGCVVSVVDELGIPVKFVGVGEGVEDLQPFDAEAFVDAIFA from the exons ATGGCTTCACCTTCTGCTTCGAGTCATCTCTCCCTCATCTCCAAGCCTTCAAAGCCGCCGCCGCAGACGCAGCCACAGCCACAGCCACTTGGCCTTCTCTTCCAATTCCCGCCGAGCCGGTCCACTGCGTCCTCGATCTCTCGACCGGCCGATTCCAGGTTCAGGTGCTCGGCCAGCCAGACAGGCTTCTTCACTCGGCTTGGCCGGCTGATGAAGGAGAAGGCGAAGAGCGACGTCGAGAAGATATTTTCTGGATTCTCGAAGACCAGAGACAATCTCGCGGTCATCGACGAGCTCCTTCTTTACTGGAACCTCGCCGACACCGATCGCGTCCTCGATGAACTCGAAGAG GCTCTGCTAGTGGCCGACTTTGGTCCGAAAATTACAATTAGGATTGTGGATAGATTGCGCGAGGATATATTGGCAGGAAAGCTTAAATCAGGAGCTGAGATAAAG GACGCATTGAAGAAGAGTGTTTTGGAGTTTTTAAACAAAATGGGGAGCAAAACCGAACTCCAACTTGGTTTCAG GAAACCGGCTGTGGTAATGATTGTTGGTGTTAATGGAGGCGGGAAAACAACGTCTCTTG GAAAGCTGGCTAATAGACTAAAGAGAGAAGGAGCGAAG GTTCTACTGGCGGCAGGTGACACCTTCAGAGCAGCTGCTACTGATCAGCTTGAAATTTGGGCTGAGAGGACTGGGTGTGAGATTGTAGTGGCTGAAGGAGAGAAGCCTAAAGCATCATCAG TGCTCTCTCAGGCCgtgaaaagagggaaagaacAAGGATTTGATGTTGTCTTATGTGATACTTCGGGAC GTCTGCACACTAACTACAGCTTGATGGAAGAGCTGATCGCATGCAAGAAAGCTGTTGCCAAAGTGGTTCGTGGTGCACCAAAT gAAATTTTATTAGTTCTGGATGGGACGACAGGGTTGAATATGCTTCCACAGGCGAGAGAATTCAATGAT GTGGTAGGGGTGACCGGTTTCATTTTAACAAAACTTGACGGTTCTGCGAGAGGTGGCTGTGTG GTCAGTGTGGTAGATGAGCTGGGCATCCCTGTTAAGTTTGTGGGTGTAGGTGAAGGAGTTGAAGATCTCCAACCCTTTGATGCCGAGGCTTTTGTTGATGCAATATTTGCATGA
- the LOC115743171 gene encoding transcription factor MYB3R-2 isoform X1 yields the protein MIMVEIKDCGPDISCVRGILDSVALPRRETGPRRRSTIGGWTEEEDKVLIAAVQEYNGKSWKKIAERVPNRNDVQCLHRWKKVLDPDLVKGPWSKEEDDLIVALVSKKGASNWSEIAKHLPGRIGKQCRERWHNHLKPDIRRTAWTKEEELTLTEAHKVYGNRWAEIAKLLKGRTENMIKNHWNCSLRKRVEHQLQNKQIGKLIDLNSTVDETCESPRNQGINVLHLPFRGVSEKRGIGTHESTAQRSSVDLAKFSYSQEQRNSNNPTHTITGVFLSISRAPPNNFQSPDRSMKHCKILDLNKCPTSWSFPSSHVGRVAGPFSSWTPPSQAQESSLKSCISDPPRHVRELSFESCISELKSAAKSFKIPSIIRKRKFQTTNNREHGSETDSTSSIGESKDGFNNMRKLVCDTDVTKSNEQYMPKQLFPSPPKSRKLGTSAIGSVGKNLENAFNAAAEPTDPGS from the exons ATGATCATGGTGGAGATCAAAGACTGTGGTCCTGACATTAGCTGCGTCCGCGGAATTCTCGACTCGGTGGCTCTTCCGCG GAGGGAAACGGGACCCAGAAGGCGATCGACAATAGGAGGCTGGACGGAGGAGGAG GATAAAGTTTTGATAGCTGCTGTCCAGGAATATAATGGCAAGAGTTGGAAAAAGATCG CTGAAAGGGTACCGAATCGCAATGATGTCCAGTGCCTACATCGATGGAAGAAGGTCCTCGATCCTGATCTTGTAAAAGGACCTTGGAGCAAGGAG GAAGATGATCTTATTGTTGcacttgtttcaaagaagggcgcAAGTAATTGGTCTGAAATTGCGAAACATTTGCCCGGTCGCATAGGCAAGCAATGTAGAGAAAG GTGGCATAACCATCTAAAACCCGATATCAGGAGGACTGCATGGACCAAAGAAGAGGAACTGACACTTACTGAGGCTCACAAGGTGTATGGCAACAGGTGGGCTGAAATAGCCAAGTTACTAAAAGGAAG GACtgaaaatatgattaaaaatcacTGGAACTGTTCATTGAGGAAGAGAGTTGAACATCAACTCCAGAATAAGCAGATAGGAAAGCTGATTGATTTAAATTCTACCGTAGATGAAACTTGCGAATCTCCCAGAAATCAAGGAATCAATGTTCTGCATCTTCCATTTAGAGGAGTGTCCGAGAAAAGAGGCATTGGTACACATGAATCAACTGcccaaag ATCTTCTGTGGATCTTGCCAAGTTTTCATATTCCCAGGAGCAGCGCAACTCCAATAATCCCACGCACACAATTACAGGAGTTTTTCTATCCATCTCTAGAGCTCCTCCCAACAATTTCCAGTCTCCTGACCGCAGCATGAAGCATTGTAAAATCCTAGATCTCAACAAATGTCCAACTTCTTGGAGTTTTCCGAGTAGTCATGTTGGAAGGGTGGCGGGACCATTTTCCTCATGGACTCCACCAAGCCAAGCTCAAGAATCATCTTTGAAAAGCTGCATTTCCGATCCTCCAAGACATGTTCGAGAATTGTCTTTTGAAAGCTGCATTTCTGAATTAAAGAGTGCGGCAAAGAGTTTCAAAATCCCATCTATTATAAGGAAGCGGAAATTTCAAACAACGAACAACAGAGAACATGGGAGTGAGACAGACAGCACTTCATCAATTGGCGAAAGCAAGGACGGTTTTAACAACATGCGCAAATTGGTTTGTGATACTGATGTTACAAAAAGCAATGAACAGTACATGCCTAAGCAACTTTTCCCATCTCCTCCAAAGTCTCGAAAACTTGGAACTTCGGCTATAGGATCGGTTGGAAAGAACCTAGAGAATGCATTCAATGCTGCTGCTGAACCCACTGACCCTGGTAGCTGA
- the LOC115743029 gene encoding BON1-associated protein 1-like, with translation MANTPSCRLEVTAISGEDLRINGRPIKNNAFVTVKADSHGSPSLHGSTKPDALGESYPHWDEKLHVDLPEGSRYLVGEVRRRSSSAGDRLVGTACIPVSDFIYTPKNHLHFLSYRLRDAEGLRNGIINISVRVTASSGSSPSVPDFGVPADREKMHGTVTGVPVWYPNRYES, from the coding sequence ATGGCCAACACTCCCAGTTGCAGATTAGAAGTCACCGCCATCTCCGGCGAAGACCTCCGCATCAACGGCAGGCCCATCAAGAACAATGCCTTCGTCACCGTCAAGGCCGACTCTCACGGCTCGCCATCGTTGCATGGCTCGACGAAACCCGACGCCCTGGGGGAGAGCTACCCTCACTGGGATGAGAAGCTCCACGTGGACTTGCCCGAGGGCTCGCGCTACCTCGTCGGGGAGgtccgccggaggagctcctcGGCCGGAGACAGGCTTGTCGGGACAGCTTGTATTCCGGTGTCGGACTTCATCTACACGCCGAAGAATCACCTGCACTTCCTGAGTTACAGGCTGAGGGACGCCGAAGGCCTGCGCAACGGGATTATCAATATCTCAGTGAGGGTTACCGCATCGTCGGGCTCGTCGCCTTCGGTGCCAGATTTCGGAGTGCCGGCGGATCGGGAGAAGATGCACGGGACGGTGACCGGCGTGCCAGTTTGGT